The proteins below come from a single Streptomyces sp. M92 genomic window:
- the rdgB gene encoding RdgB/HAM1 family non-canonical purine NTP pyrophosphatase, with translation MTRLILATRNAGKITELRAILADAGLPHDLVGADAYPEIPDVKETGVTFAENALLKAHALARATGLPAVADDSGLCVDVLNGAPGIFSARWAGRHGDDKANLDLLLAQIADIADEHRAAHFACAAALALPDGTERVVEGQLKGTLRHTPAGTGGFGYDPILQPEGETRTCAELTAEEKNAISHRGKAFRALVPVVRELLG, from the coding sequence ATGACCCGCCTGATCCTCGCCACCCGCAACGCCGGAAAGATCACCGAACTCCGGGCCATCCTCGCCGACGCGGGCCTGCCCCACGACCTCGTCGGCGCGGACGCCTACCCGGAGATCCCCGACGTCAAGGAGACCGGCGTCACCTTCGCCGAGAACGCCCTCCTCAAGGCCCACGCCCTCGCCCGGGCCACCGGCCTGCCCGCCGTCGCCGACGACTCCGGCCTCTGCGTCGATGTCCTGAACGGCGCGCCGGGCATCTTCTCCGCCCGCTGGGCCGGCCGCCACGGCGACGACAAGGCCAACCTCGACCTCCTCCTCGCCCAGATCGCCGACATCGCCGACGAACACCGAGCCGCCCACTTCGCCTGCGCGGCGGCCCTCGCCCTGCCCGATGGCACGGAACGGGTCGTCGAGGGCCAGTTGAAGGGCACCCTCCGCCACACCCCCGCCGGCACGGGCGGCTTCGGCTACGACCCGATCCTCCAACCGGAGGGCGAGACGAGGACGTGCGCGGAGCTCACGGCGGAGGAGAAGAACGCGATCAGCCACCGAGGGAAGGCGTTCCGGGCACTGGTGCCGGTGGTGCGGGAGCTGCTCGGCTGA
- a CDS encoding type II toxin-antitoxin system PemK/MazF family toxin — protein MDTSWWLAFAAVVLLAFVAVIVDGWGRGRRPPRPGGSRRPPGRPTGPRGRAARPRPAEIWWANVPYEDTEGAKDRPCLVISVRGRRALVAKITSRYREERAGVITLPPGSVGDARGRTSFLETDELRRVPVRDFRRRVGEVDPALWDQVRHLAR, from the coding sequence ATGGACACGTCCTGGTGGCTCGCCTTCGCGGCGGTGGTACTGCTCGCCTTCGTCGCCGTGATCGTCGACGGGTGGGGGCGGGGGCGGCGGCCGCCGCGTCCGGGGGGCAGCCGGCGTCCGCCGGGGCGGCCCACGGGGCCGAGGGGGCGGGCGGCCCGGCCGCGGCCCGCGGAGATCTGGTGGGCGAACGTGCCGTACGAGGACACGGAGGGCGCGAAGGACCGGCCGTGCCTGGTGATCTCGGTGCGCGGGCGGCGCGCGCTGGTCGCGAAGATCACCAGCCGGTACCGGGAGGAGCGCGCCGGGGTGATCACGCTGCCGCCGGGGTCGGTGGGCGACGCGCGGGGGCGGACCAGCTTCCTGGAGACGGACGAGCTGCGCCGGGTGCCGGTGCGGGACTTCCGGCGCCGGGTGGGCGAGGTGGACCCGGCCCTGTGGGACCAGGTGCGTCACCTCGCCCGGTGA
- a CDS encoding PTS glucose/sucrose transporter subunit IIB, with protein MAREDGPTVGYCHKAVRIREKNMASKAEKIVAGLGGLDNIEEVEGCITRLRTEVNDPGLVDEAALKAAGAHGVVKMGTAIQVVIGTDADPIAAEIEDMM; from the coding sequence ATGGCTCGCGAAGATGGGCCAACTGTGGGTTACTGCCACAAAGCGGTTCGGATCAGGGAGAAGAACATGGCCAGCAAGGCTGAGAAGATCGTCGCCGGCCTCGGCGGCTTGGACAACATCGAAGAGGTCGAAGGCTGCATCACCCGACTCCGCACCGAGGTCAACGACCCCGGCCTGGTCGACGAAGCCGCCCTGAAGGCCGCCGGCGCCCACGGCGTCGTCAAGATGGGCACCGCCATCCAGGTCGTCATCGGCACCGACGCCGACCCGATCGCCGCGGAAATCGAAGACATGATGTAA
- a CDS encoding MBL fold metallo-hydrolase, with amino-acid sequence MKLTVVGCSGSFPSAESACSSYLVEADGFRLLLDMGNGALGELQRHCGLYDLDAIFLSHLHADHCIDMCGYFVARYYRHDGGRCGPLPVYGPEGTEHRLTTAYADTPSASSMSEVFDFHTVKPGTFEIGPFTVHTDRVAHPVEAYGIRVEHGGRSLTYSGDTGVTAALDELARDTDLFLCEAAFTHGKESIPDLHLNGREAGETATRAAARRLVLTHIPPWTDPRVNLADAREAYAGPVEAAAAGATYEI; translated from the coding sequence ATGAAGCTCACCGTCGTCGGCTGCTCGGGGTCGTTCCCGTCCGCGGAATCGGCCTGCTCGAGCTACCTCGTCGAGGCCGACGGCTTCCGGCTGCTCCTCGACATGGGCAACGGTGCCCTGGGCGAGCTGCAGCGCCACTGCGGTCTCTACGACCTCGACGCGATCTTCCTCAGCCACCTGCACGCCGACCACTGCATCGACATGTGCGGCTACTTCGTCGCGCGCTACTACCGGCACGACGGCGGCCGCTGCGGCCCCCTCCCGGTCTACGGCCCCGAGGGCACCGAGCACCGGCTCACCACGGCCTACGCCGACACCCCCTCGGCCTCCTCCATGAGCGAGGTCTTCGACTTCCACACGGTCAAGCCGGGCACCTTCGAGATCGGCCCGTTCACCGTGCACACCGACCGCGTCGCCCACCCCGTGGAGGCCTACGGCATCCGCGTCGAACACGGCGGCCGGTCACTGACCTACTCCGGGGACACGGGCGTCACCGCCGCACTGGACGAACTCGCCCGCGACACCGACCTCTTCCTGTGCGAGGCCGCCTTCACGCACGGCAAGGAGAGCATCCCCGACCTGCACCTCAACGGCCGCGAGGCGGGCGAGACGGCCACCCGCGCCGCCGCCCGGCGCCTGGTCCTCACCCACATCCCGCCGTGGACCGACCCCCGCGTCAACCTCGCCGACGCCCGCGAGGCCTACGCCGGGCCGGTGGAGGCGGCGGCGGCCGGGGCGACGTACGAGATCTGA
- the rph gene encoding ribonuclease PH, with amino-acid sequence MSRIDGRTPQQLRPVTIERGWSKHAEGSVLVSFGDTKVLCNASVTEGVPRWRKGSGEGWVTAEYAMLPRATNTRGDRESVKGRIGGRTHEISRLIGRSLRAVIDYKALGENTIVLDCDVLQADGGTRTAAITGAYVALADAITWAQHTKKLIKPSRKPLTGTVSAVSVGIVDGTPLLDLRYEEDVRADTDMNVVCTGDGRFVEVQGTAEAEPFDRDELNTLLDLAAAGCTALAELQRKALDTVLGE; translated from the coding sequence ATGTCACGCATCGACGGCCGCACCCCCCAGCAGCTCCGCCCCGTCACCATCGAACGAGGCTGGAGCAAACACGCCGAAGGCTCCGTCCTCGTCTCCTTCGGCGACACCAAAGTCCTCTGCAACGCCTCCGTCACCGAAGGCGTCCCCCGCTGGCGCAAGGGCAGCGGCGAAGGCTGGGTCACCGCCGAATACGCCATGCTCCCCCGCGCCACCAACACCCGCGGCGACCGCGAGTCCGTCAAGGGCCGCATCGGCGGCCGCACCCACGAGATCAGCCGCCTCATCGGCCGTTCCCTGCGCGCCGTCATCGACTACAAGGCCCTCGGCGAGAACACCATCGTCCTCGACTGCGACGTCCTCCAGGCCGACGGCGGCACCCGCACCGCCGCCATCACCGGCGCCTACGTCGCCCTCGCCGACGCCATCACCTGGGCCCAGCACACCAAGAAGCTCATCAAGCCCAGCCGCAAGCCGCTGACCGGCACCGTCTCCGCCGTCTCCGTCGGCATCGTCGACGGCACCCCCCTCCTCGACCTGCGCTACGAGGAGGACGTCCGCGCCGACACCGACATGAACGTCGTCTGCACCGGCGACGGCCGCTTCGTCGAGGTCCAGGGCACCGCCGAGGCCGAGCCCTTCGACCGCGACGAGCTCAACACCCTCCTCGACCTCGCCGCCGCCGGCTGCACGGCACTGGCCGAACTCCAGCGCAAGGCGCTCGACACGGTCCTCGGAGAGTAA
- a CDS encoding PTS transporter subunit EIIC translates to MSTATDKAAPAKKRGSGLFQGLQKVGRSLQLPIAVLPAAGIMVRLGQDDIFGKDGLGWDKVAAVFNNAGGALTGSLPILFCIGVAIGFAKKADGSTALAAVVGFLVYSKVLEAFPVTEAVVKNGEDVAATYNDPGVLGGIIMGLLAAVLWQRYHRKKLVDWLGFFNGRRLVPIIMAFVGIVVGVFFGLVWEPIGEGISDFGEWMTGLGAGGAALFGGVNRALIPVGMHQFVNTVAWFQLGDFTNAAGDVVHGDITRFLAGDPDAGIFQSGFFPIMMFGLPAAAIAIAHCARPERRKAVMGMMVSLAATSFVTGVTEPIEFSFMFIAPVLYVLHAVLTAISMAVTWGLGVHAGFNFSAGFIDYALNWHLATKPWLIIPIGLVFAVIYYVTFRFAIVKFDLKTPGREPEEEIEDLTKA, encoded by the coding sequence ATGAGCACCGCCACCGACAAGGCGGCCCCCGCAAAGAAGCGGGGATCTGGTCTTTTCCAGGGTCTGCAGAAGGTCGGCCGCAGCCTGCAGCTCCCGATCGCCGTGCTGCCGGCGGCGGGCATCATGGTCCGGCTCGGCCAGGACGACATCTTCGGCAAGGACGGCCTGGGCTGGGACAAGGTCGCCGCCGTCTTCAACAACGCGGGCGGTGCCCTCACCGGCTCGCTGCCGATCCTGTTCTGCATAGGCGTGGCCATCGGCTTCGCCAAGAAGGCGGACGGTTCGACCGCGCTGGCCGCGGTGGTCGGCTTCCTGGTCTACAGCAAGGTCCTGGAGGCCTTCCCGGTCACCGAGGCGGTGGTCAAGAACGGCGAGGACGTCGCGGCCACGTACAACGACCCGGGGGTGCTCGGCGGCATCATCATGGGGCTGCTCGCCGCCGTGCTGTGGCAGCGGTACCACCGCAAGAAGCTGGTGGACTGGCTCGGCTTCTTCAACGGCCGCCGTCTGGTGCCGATCATCATGGCCTTCGTCGGCATCGTGGTCGGTGTCTTCTTCGGTCTGGTCTGGGAGCCCATCGGTGAGGGCATCTCGGACTTCGGCGAGTGGATGACCGGTCTCGGCGCCGGTGGCGCGGCCCTCTTCGGCGGTGTGAACCGCGCGCTGATCCCGGTCGGCATGCACCAGTTCGTGAACACGGTGGCCTGGTTCCAGCTCGGTGACTTCACCAACGCCGCCGGTGACGTCGTGCACGGTGACATCACCCGCTTCCTGGCCGGTGACCCGGACGCCGGCATCTTCCAGTCCGGCTTCTTCCCGATCATGATGTTCGGTCTGCCGGCCGCCGCGATCGCCATCGCGCACTGCGCCCGTCCGGAGCGCCGCAAGGCCGTTATGGGCATGATGGTCTCCCTGGCCGCGACCTCGTTCGTGACGGGTGTGACCGAGCCGATCGAGTTCTCGTTCATGTTCATCGCGCCGGTCCTGTACGTGCTGCACGCGGTGCTCACCGCGATCTCGATGGCGGTCACGTGGGGCCTGGGTGTGCACGCCGGCTTCAACTTCTCGGCCGGCTTCATCGACTACGCGCTGAACTGGCACCTGGCCACCAAGCCATGGCTGATCATCCCGATCGGTCTGGTCTTCGCGGTGATCTACTACGTGACGTTCCGCTTCGCGATCGTCAAGTTCGACCTGAAGACCCCGGGCCGCGAGCCCGAGGAGGAGATCGAGGACCTCACGAAGGCGTGA
- a CDS encoding PTS transporter subunit EIIC, giving the protein MSADSAVSPARARWNKAFQGLQKMGRSLQLPIAVLPAAGILNRLGQPDVFGDDGLGWTNVSKVMTGAGGALLDGSLGLPLLFCVGVAIGMAKKADGSTALAAVAGFLVYWNVLRQFPEDCPEGSEAVPQVGCRLTDGSGTVTAFTYQNPGVFGGIVMGLLAAYFWQRFHRTKLVDWLGFFNGRRLVPIIMAFVAIAFAALCLWVWPPIGDALESFSDWLTGLGAWGAGVFGLANRALLVIGLHQFLNVPMWFQFGSYTKPDGTVVHGDINMFLAGDPNAGQFTTGFFPIMMFALPAAALAITHCAKPHRRKEVGGLMLSVGLTSFVTGITEPLEYSFLFIAPALYAVHAVLTGVSMAVTWGLGVKDGFSFSAGLIDYVINWNLATKPWLIIPIGLCFAVVYYVIFRFAITKFDLKTPGREPEDEVEDVTKV; this is encoded by the coding sequence ATGAGTGCCGACAGCGCGGTCAGCCCTGCTCGGGCCCGTTGGAACAAGGCGTTCCAGGGGCTGCAGAAGATGGGCCGCAGTCTGCAGTTGCCCATCGCGGTCCTGCCCGCGGCGGGCATTCTCAATCGTCTGGGGCAGCCGGACGTCTTCGGTGACGACGGCCTGGGGTGGACGAACGTCTCGAAGGTGATGACCGGCGCGGGCGGCGCGCTGCTGGACGGTTCGCTGGGGCTGCCGCTGCTGTTCTGCGTGGGCGTGGCCATCGGGATGGCGAAGAAGGCGGACGGTTCGACGGCGCTGGCGGCGGTGGCGGGGTTCCTCGTCTACTGGAACGTGCTGCGGCAGTTTCCGGAGGACTGTCCGGAGGGTTCGGAGGCGGTTCCGCAGGTCGGGTGCCGGCTGACGGACGGTTCGGGGACGGTGACGGCGTTCACGTACCAGAATCCGGGGGTGTTCGGCGGCATCGTGATGGGGCTGCTGGCGGCGTACTTCTGGCAGCGGTTCCACCGTACGAAGCTGGTGGACTGGCTCGGGTTCTTCAACGGGCGTCGGCTGGTGCCGATCATCATGGCGTTCGTGGCGATCGCGTTCGCGGCGTTGTGCCTGTGGGTGTGGCCGCCGATCGGTGACGCGCTGGAGAGCTTCAGCGACTGGCTGACGGGGCTGGGCGCGTGGGGTGCGGGTGTGTTCGGGCTGGCGAACCGGGCGTTGCTGGTGATCGGTCTGCATCAGTTCCTGAACGTGCCGATGTGGTTCCAGTTCGGTTCGTACACGAAGCCGGACGGCACGGTGGTGCACGGTGACATCAACATGTTCCTGGCGGGTGATCCGAACGCGGGGCAGTTCACGACGGGCTTCTTCCCGATCATGATGTTCGCGCTGCCGGCCGCCGCGCTGGCGATCACGCACTGCGCGAAGCCGCACCGCCGCAAGGAGGTGGGCGGTCTGATGCTGTCGGTGGGGCTGACGTCGTTCGTGACGGGGATCACGGAGCCGCTGGAATACTCGTTCCTCTTCATCGCTCCGGCGCTGTATGCGGTGCACGCGGTGCTGACGGGTGTGTCGATGGCGGTGACGTGGGGGCTGGGCGTGAAGGACGGGTTCAGTTTCTCGGCGGGGCTGATCGACTACGTCATCAACTGGAACCTGGCGACGAAGCCGTGGCTGATCATTCCGATCGGGCTGTGTTTCGCGGTCGTGTACTACGTGATCTTCCGGTTCGCGATCACGAAGTTCGATCTGAAGACGCCGGGGCGGGAGCCGGAGGACGAGGTGGAGGACGTCACCAAGGTGTAG
- a CDS encoding PLP-dependent cysteine synthase family protein produces the protein MRYDSPLAAVGNTPLVRLPRLSPSDDVRVWAKLEDRNPTGSIKDRPALHMIEQAEKDGRLTPGRTILEPTSGNTGISLAMAAKLKGYRIVCVMPENTSQERRDLLAMWGAEIISSPAAGGSNTAVRVAKELSAEHPDWVMLYQYGNPDNAGAHYAGTGPEILADLPSITHFVAGLGTTGTLMGVGRYLREHKPDVKIVAAEPRYDDLVYGLRNLDEGFVPELYDASVLTTRFSVGSADAVTRTRELLQQEGIFAGVSTGAALHAAIGVGKKAVKAGESADIVFVVADGGWKYLSTGVYTATTTEEAIDTLQGQLWA, from the coding sequence ATGCGTTACGACTCCCCGCTGGCCGCGGTGGGCAACACCCCTCTGGTGCGCCTGCCGCGGCTCTCGCCGTCCGACGACGTCCGCGTCTGGGCCAAGCTGGAGGACCGCAACCCCACCGGCTCGATCAAGGACCGCCCCGCGCTCCACATGATCGAGCAGGCCGAGAAGGACGGCCGGCTCACCCCGGGCCGCACCATCCTCGAGCCCACCAGCGGCAACACCGGCATCTCGCTCGCCATGGCCGCCAAGCTCAAGGGCTACCGCATCGTCTGCGTCATGCCCGAGAACACCTCCCAGGAGCGCCGCGACCTGCTCGCCATGTGGGGCGCGGAGATCATCTCCTCCCCGGCCGCGGGCGGCTCCAACACCGCCGTACGGGTCGCCAAGGAACTCTCCGCCGAGCACCCCGACTGGGTGATGCTCTACCAGTACGGCAACCCGGACAACGCCGGCGCGCACTACGCCGGCACCGGCCCCGAGATCCTCGCCGACCTCCCGTCCATCACCCACTTCGTCGCCGGCCTCGGCACCACCGGCACCCTCATGGGCGTCGGCCGGTACCTGCGCGAGCACAAGCCCGACGTGAAGATCGTCGCCGCCGAACCGCGCTACGACGACCTGGTCTACGGCCTGCGCAACCTCGACGAGGGCTTCGTGCCCGAGCTGTACGACGCCTCCGTCCTCACCACCCGCTTCTCCGTCGGCTCGGCCGACGCGGTGACCCGCACCCGGGAGCTCCTCCAGCAGGAGGGCATCTTCGCGGGCGTCTCCACCGGAGCCGCCCTGCACGCCGCGATCGGCGTCGGGAAGAAGGCGGTGAAGGCGGGCGAGAGCGCCGACATCGTGTTCGTCGTCGCCGACGGCGGCTGGAAGTACCTGTCCACCGGCGTCTACACCGCGACCACCACCGAAGAGGCCATCGACACCCTCCAGGGCCAGCTCTGGGCCTAG